AATGCGCGCTCGACACGCAGCGCCACGATGCCCAACCCTTCATGCACCTACAAACCGGTTACGCCATGTACACGTCAACTTTCATCTTCGCGACGAAGCAATTAGATGATCGCTTCTACCGGCTCGACGAGACCATCGCCCGCGCCGCCAAGGCCATTCCCGGCTATCTCGGCGAAGAGGCGTGGGAAAACGCGTCGACCGGACTGACGTCGAATGTGTACTACTGGGCGTCGCTCGACGCATTGCAGGCGTTGATGCAGCACCCCGCGCACCTGGAAGCCAAAGCGGCGCAGGCGAACTGGCTCGATGGCTATCAGGTGATCATCTCCGAGGTGCTGCGCACTTACGGCGATGCGGGCTTTGCGCATCCCGCTGCGGTCCATCAGCGCCCCGATGCACCGTCTGCCGAGGCCGTATCGCCCGCACCATGAAAGTGCGGCCTTATTTCGCTTTCTTGAGCAGCGCCACGCCGACGTAACCCATCAGCCCGTACCACGCCAGCCGGCATCAAGAAACGCTATGGGTGTGCTCGCCCAGAATGAGTCGCCTCCTTTTGTCCGGCACTTCAGGCAAAACAGACGTCTTTGCCTGAAGTGCCGGACAAGCCGCGACAGTCTGGTCGCCTCTGTTCTGCCGCTGACACAGGCCACTTCGCCGCCACCCCTTATAATCCGGCATGATCCGAATCCCGCACCACTTCCCCTCTCAAGCGGCCGCACGCGGCCGATCAGCCACCCACTGCGCTCCGGTGGCCGCATGAAAACACCCAAACGCCTGCTGCCGCTCGTCGAAGAAGGCCTGATCGACGAAGTCATCTCGCAGTTGATGAGCGGCAAGGAAGCCACCGTCTACGTGGTCCGCTGCGGCGAGTCCACGCGCTGCGCGAAGGTCTACAAGGACGCGAAACAGCGCAGTTTCCGCCAGGCCGCGTCCTATCGCGAGGGCCGCAAGGTCAAGAACAGCCGCCAGCAGCGCGCCATGGAAAAAGGCAGCCGCTATGGCCGCGAAGTGCAGGAACAGGCGTGGCAGAACGCGGAAGTCGATGCGTTGTTCCAACTCGCCAACGCGGGCGTGCGCGTGCCGCAGCCCTTCATCTGCACCGACGGCGTGTTGCTGATGGAATTGGTGACCGATGCGGACGGCAACGTCGCACCACGGTTGAACGATGTCGACATGACCGAGGCGCGCGCGCTGGAATTGCACGCGCGGCTGCTCACCGAAGTTGTGCGCATGCTGTGCGCCGGCATGATTCACGGCGACCTGTCCGAATACAACATCCTGCTCGCGGCGGACGGCCCGGTGATCATCGACCTGCCGCAAGCCG
This genomic stretch from Paraburkholderia caffeinilytica harbors:
- a CDS encoding antibiotic biosynthesis monooxygenase family protein, which encodes MYTSTFIFATKQLDDRFYRLDETIARAAKAIPGYLGEEAWENASTGLTSNVYYWASLDALQALMQHPAHLEAKAAQANWLDGYQVIISEVLRTYGDAGFAHPAAVHQRPDAPSAEAVSPAP
- a CDS encoding PA4780 family RIO1-like protein kinase; its protein translation is MKTPKRLLPLVEEGLIDEVISQLMSGKEATVYVVRCGESTRCAKVYKDAKQRSFRQAASYREGRKVKNSRQQRAMEKGSRYGREVQEQAWQNAEVDALFQLANAGVRVPQPFICTDGVLLMELVTDADGNVAPRLNDVDMTEARALELHARLLTEVVRMLCAGMIHGDLSEYNILLAADGPVIIDLPQAVDAAGNLEAPAMLERDVNNLATYFGRFAPALLDTSYGKEIWSLYETGALHADVKLTGRVELDTTPIDLEAVLQELEDTRLDEEARLRYEQSLRSGT